A single window of Rubripirellula lacrimiformis DNA harbors:
- a CDS encoding GDSL-type esterase/lipase family protein gives MRSRSGVLLVFAVSLILGSVRSHVAAQAPTFPFNAKRILFLGDSITYAGHYVDDIDAALRVNGYSPEIINLALPSETCSGLTEPDHPFPRPDVHTRIDRALAVIKPDLVVACYGMNDGIYHPLSDGRLDAYKNGIGGIIDKVAASGAKLILLSPPPFDPEPLRGSGKLVPVDAKEFGYKAVYEDYDHVMETYAGWLMDQSDRVAMVIDLRKPILDYVAGNRAVDPKFAMSSDGVHLNKEGHQVIADAVLDAWGLSQRETADASLLAQVAKQQSIMKAAWLSEVGHDRPGIKAGLPLDEARLKADAVQKSP, from the coding sequence ATGCGTAGCCGATCCGGCGTCTTGCTTGTTTTTGCGGTGTCGCTGATTTTGGGCTCGGTGCGATCCCATGTCGCCGCACAGGCCCCCACGTTTCCGTTCAACGCAAAGCGGATTTTGTTCTTGGGGGATTCCATCACCTATGCCGGCCACTACGTCGATGACATCGACGCGGCGCTGCGGGTCAACGGATATTCGCCAGAGATCATCAACCTAGCACTGCCCAGTGAGACCTGTTCCGGACTGACTGAACCTGATCATCCGTTTCCGCGGCCGGACGTTCACACTCGCATCGATCGTGCGTTGGCCGTCATCAAGCCGGATTTGGTCGTTGCCTGTTATGGGATGAACGACGGGATTTATCATCCGCTAAGCGACGGACGTTTGGATGCCTACAAGAATGGCATTGGAGGAATCATCGATAAGGTTGCCGCCAGTGGTGCGAAACTGATTCTGCTGTCGCCGCCGCCATTCGACCCCGAACCACTACGCGGCAGCGGAAAATTGGTGCCGGTTGATGCCAAAGAATTTGGGTACAAGGCGGTCTATGAAGACTATGACCACGTGATGGAAACCTATGCCGGATGGTTGATGGATCAATCCGATCGAGTCGCGATGGTCATCGATCTTCGCAAACCGATCTTGGACTACGTTGCGGGCAACCGAGCGGTGGATCCGAAATTTGCGATGTCATCCGACGGTGTCCATCTGAACAAAGAGGGGCATCAGGTGATCGCCGATGCCGTTCTGGACGCATGGGGATTGTCGCAGCGAGAGACGGCGGATGCATCGCTGCTGGCTCAGGTGGCCAAACAACAATCGATCATGAAAGCCGCCTGGCTTAGCGAAGTCGGGCACGATCGACCGGGGATCAAAGCCGGGCTGCCGCTGGACGAAGCAAGGTTGAAAGCCGACGCGGTCCAAAAATCACCCTGA
- a CDS encoding sodium:solute symporter family protein, which yields MTLIDYLVLAIYFAVMIGIGLWAMRGVKDQEDYFMGGRGFGKLLQTFAAFGAGTGAHEPVTVGRTGWTSGLSGVWSALMWLFVTPVYWITAVWYRRMRHLTLGDWFVERYQSKSLGAAYTLFAIVFYMFYLSTMFSAVAKFAVPLLGVETGWFGYDLKYTLVPAIAVVVILYGVLGGLAAAYITDLIQGLFIILLSVLLIPYGLWAIAARFGGPGEDGLMDGFRIMHERVSGDYFSLFAGPSSGEFPVQYILSLSVLALVGIVVQPHFIATGGGTAKTEDEARIGLVVGNFLKRLCTVGWALTALIALALLAGNAEIAADPDRVWGVAAREILGPLNLGLVGLMLACLLAAMMSSADCYMIVTSALVVRNVYAPYINPGADEKRYVLVGRLTGLIIIVGAAVVAMRFSDVFGQFKMAMELPILFAAPFWVGMYWRRANRTAVWGTMAFSLVFFFVLPYALPRLAPAMHQWPSLSATTEIVTTTVQRTATESDVARHEAFLEAGENIRANGGDPTTLGAAPPVAVLGQPITIVTQTGGKPIYWADGSDPVGEPEIETVSQTSNGNIDVLIQRQIGQRVGRGSLNLDFLLYDAVGIDLGGASKATLETLRLPTRVLLPFAVLIMLSLFTRRDDSVALDRYFAKMNTPVLADPVADHARLEAAYAANSNPRKVFPGTDLEFVWPTGKEVLGFVAACGVCGLIIGLLIWLAGIGA from the coding sequence ATGACTTTGATCGATTATCTCGTTCTTGCGATCTACTTTGCTGTGATGATTGGCATCGGCCTGTGGGCGATGCGAGGCGTCAAAGACCAAGAAGACTATTTCATGGGGGGACGTGGCTTCGGCAAGTTGCTGCAAACCTTCGCCGCCTTCGGCGCCGGTACCGGCGCCCACGAACCGGTCACGGTCGGCCGCACGGGGTGGACCAGCGGATTGAGCGGAGTTTGGTCGGCATTGATGTGGTTGTTCGTGACGCCGGTCTATTGGATCACGGCAGTCTGGTACCGACGCATGCGACACCTGACGCTGGGGGATTGGTTCGTCGAACGGTATCAGTCGAAATCTCTAGGGGCTGCCTACACGTTGTTCGCCATCGTGTTCTACATGTTCTATCTGTCGACGATGTTTTCGGCCGTCGCCAAGTTTGCCGTGCCGCTGTTGGGTGTGGAAACCGGATGGTTCGGGTACGACCTGAAGTACACCTTGGTTCCGGCCATCGCGGTCGTCGTGATCCTGTACGGGGTGTTGGGCGGTTTGGCGGCCGCCTACATCACCGACCTGATTCAAGGGTTGTTCATTATTCTGTTGTCGGTGTTGTTGATCCCGTACGGATTGTGGGCGATCGCGGCACGTTTTGGCGGTCCCGGCGAAGACGGTCTGATGGACGGTTTTCGGATCATGCACGAACGTGTTTCGGGCGACTACTTCAGCTTGTTTGCTGGGCCTAGCAGCGGCGAGTTTCCCGTTCAATACATCTTGTCGTTGTCCGTCTTGGCTTTGGTCGGCATCGTCGTCCAACCGCACTTCATCGCCACCGGTGGTGGTACCGCCAAGACCGAAGACGAGGCTCGGATTGGCTTGGTCGTGGGCAACTTCCTGAAACGGCTTTGTACCGTTGGCTGGGCGCTGACGGCGTTGATTGCCTTGGCCCTCCTAGCCGGCAACGCAGAGATCGCGGCCGACCCTGATCGTGTTTGGGGTGTCGCGGCGCGAGAAATTCTAGGGCCGCTGAATCTAGGTTTGGTCGGTTTGATGTTGGCATGCTTGTTGGCTGCGATGATGAGCTCGGCCGACTGCTACATGATCGTGACTTCGGCATTGGTGGTCCGGAACGTCTATGCCCCTTACATCAATCCAGGCGCTGATGAAAAACGTTACGTGTTGGTCGGGCGGTTGACCGGCCTGATCATCATCGTGGGGGCGGCCGTGGTGGCGATGCGGTTTTCGGATGTCTTTGGCCAGTTCAAGATGGCAATGGAATTGCCGATTTTGTTTGCCGCACCTTTTTGGGTTGGCATGTATTGGCGGCGAGCCAACCGCACCGCGGTGTGGGGCACGATGGCGTTTTCGTTGGTGTTCTTTTTTGTGTTGCCCTATGCCCTGCCGCGTTTAGCACCCGCGATGCATCAGTGGCCATCGTTGTCGGCGACCACGGAAATCGTGACCACGACCGTCCAACGCACCGCTACCGAATCGGACGTTGCCCGGCACGAAGCGTTTTTAGAAGCCGGTGAAAATATTCGTGCCAATGGCGGTGACCCCACAACACTGGGGGCCGCGCCCCCGGTCGCTGTCCTGGGCCAGCCGATCACGATTGTCACCCAGACCGGCGGGAAACCGATCTATTGGGCTGACGGATCCGACCCCGTCGGTGAACCGGAAATCGAAACGGTTTCGCAAACGAGCAACGGCAACATCGATGTCTTGATCCAACGCCAAATCGGCCAACGAGTCGGTCGCGGCTCATTGAACTTGGATTTCTTGCTGTACGACGCGGTCGGAATCGATCTGGGCGGTGCGTCCAAAGCAACCCTGGAAACTCTGCGGCTGCCGACCCGAGTGTTGCTGCCCTTTGCTGTCCTGATCATGCTAAGTCTGTTCACCCGTCGCGATGATTCTGTGGCGCTGGATCGTTACTTCGCCAAGATGAATACGCCGGTGCTGGCCGATCCGGTGGCCGACCACGCACGCTTGGAAGCTGCCTATGCGGCCAATTCCAATCCACGAAAAGTGTTCCCCGGAACCGACTTGGAATTCGTTTGGCCCACGGGCAAAGAAGTCTTGGGGTTTGTTGCCGCGTGTGGTGTCTGTGGCCTAATCATCGGTTTGTTGATTTGGTTGGCTGGCATCGGTGCATGA
- a CDS encoding ABC transporter ATP-binding protein: MPTDPSRSRFAQYRDTVRRRIAAKERPSANPHSDRNPKKLGTRERKFWELFKSFLGLVSGHRRQIVTALSFLTIGIALRLIPPFGTKLAIDSALSTPPKPLPPWIEVLPHPESQMGLLFAIAGVVVVVTGLGTVVSLISRWTATKAVNQTQVAIRRRVFDHAIKLPLHQVYDMKSGGVASLIREDAGGVAELIFSMLYNPWRAIIQFVGSLVILMLVDWKLMVGGLLLLPIVWVTHRTWINRIRPLYRDIRKQRQKIDAGATETFGGIRVVRTFSRSRSESSRFVREGDFLVRQQLFTWWWTRIIETIWEVIIPLASTGLLLYGGYQIIEGDLTLGDLMMFLVYLTMLLDPLATIAGSAVTFQNNLAGLDRVLDVLEIEDELPTLGEATTLKRAEVRGAISIRSVSFAYPDTKPTVLRDVSFEVEAGQTVALVGRSGAGKTTLTNLIARFYDPTAGTICLDGQDLRQIELSSYRSLLGIVEQDVFLFDGTVRDNIAYARRRATTDEVIAAATAAAADEFIRKMPEGYDTIIGERGVKLSGGQRQRLAIARAVLADPKILILDEATSNLDSESERLIQASLAELLQDRTAFVIAHRLSTITSADKIVVLENGELVEIGNHDELIRQGGWYRDMVMLQTNTATSTAH; this comes from the coding sequence ATGCCTACCGACCCCAGCCGCAGCCGTTTTGCACAGTATCGTGACACCGTTCGCCGACGAATCGCGGCGAAGGAACGCCCCAGCGCCAACCCGCACAGCGACCGAAACCCCAAGAAATTGGGCACGCGTGAACGTAAGTTTTGGGAACTTTTCAAGTCATTCCTGGGGCTCGTCAGCGGGCATCGTCGCCAGATCGTTACGGCGCTGTCGTTTTTGACCATCGGAATCGCGTTGCGGTTGATCCCGCCCTTTGGAACCAAACTGGCCATCGACTCGGCACTGTCGACGCCACCGAAACCGCTGCCACCCTGGATCGAAGTGCTGCCGCACCCCGAATCTCAAATGGGTTTGCTGTTTGCGATCGCCGGCGTCGTGGTCGTCGTTACCGGACTGGGCACTGTGGTATCGCTGATCAGCCGCTGGACGGCGACCAAAGCGGTGAACCAAACCCAGGTCGCGATTCGGCGACGCGTGTTCGATCACGCCATCAAGTTGCCGCTGCACCAGGTCTACGACATGAAAAGTGGTGGCGTGGCCAGCCTGATCCGCGAGGACGCCGGCGGTGTTGCCGAGTTGATCTTCAGCATGCTGTACAACCCGTGGCGAGCGATCATCCAGTTCGTCGGCAGCCTGGTCATTCTGATGCTGGTCGACTGGAAACTGATGGTCGGTGGGCTACTGCTGCTGCCGATCGTTTGGGTAACGCACCGCACTTGGATCAATCGAATTCGCCCGCTGTACCGCGACATCCGGAAACAGCGACAGAAGATCGACGCGGGAGCCACCGAAACCTTTGGCGGCATCCGTGTAGTCCGAACCTTTTCCCGCAGCCGAAGTGAATCGTCCCGTTTTGTTCGCGAAGGCGACTTCTTGGTCCGCCAGCAGCTATTCACTTGGTGGTGGACGCGAATCATCGAAACCATTTGGGAAGTGATCATTCCATTGGCATCTACCGGACTGCTGCTGTACGGCGGCTACCAGATCATCGAGGGCGATCTGACGCTGGGGGACCTGATGATGTTTCTGGTTTACCTGACCATGTTGCTAGATCCGTTGGCGACCATCGCGGGCAGCGCCGTGACGTTCCAAAACAATCTTGCCGGACTGGATCGCGTGCTAGATGTGCTAGAGATCGAAGACGAATTGCCGACACTTGGCGAGGCGACCACGCTGAAACGAGCCGAAGTTCGTGGTGCGATCTCGATCCGCAGCGTCAGCTTTGCGTACCCCGATACCAAACCAACGGTGCTTCGCGATGTTTCCTTCGAAGTCGAAGCCGGACAAACCGTGGCGTTGGTCGGCCGCAGCGGAGCCGGAAAAACGACGCTGACCAATCTGATCGCTCGGTTCTATGACCCCACCGCCGGTACGATTTGCTTGGACGGCCAAGACCTGCGTCAGATCGAATTGTCCAGCTATCGCAGCCTGCTTGGAATCGTCGAACAAGACGTGTTCCTGTTTGACGGAACGGTCCGTGACAACATCGCCTATGCTCGCCGACGAGCGACGACGGACGAAGTGATCGCGGCAGCAACCGCCGCCGCGGCCGATGAATTCATCCGCAAGATGCCCGAGGGATACGACACGATCATCGGTGAACGGGGAGTCAAACTGTCCGGTGGCCAGCGCCAGCGATTGGCGATTGCCCGAGCCGTGTTGGCCGACCCCAAAATCTTGATCCTGGACGAAGCGACCAGCAACCTGGATAGCGAAAGCGAGCGGCTGATCCAAGCCAGCCTTGCCGAACTGTTGCAGGACCGCACCGCGTTCGTCATCGCCCACCGTCTCAGCACGATCACCAGCGCCGACAAGATTGTCGTTTTGGAAAACGGCGAATTGGTCGAAATCGGAAACCATGACGAACTGATTCGGCAAGGCGGCTGGTATCGGGACATGGTGATGCTGCAGACCAACACTGCAACCTCCACGGCCCATTGA
- a CDS encoding PQQ-binding-like beta-propeller repeat protein: MNSRNVSPLRAGLLRHCFLGCIGLSLAVAGRASAGERDWPQWRGLHRDGHAAPQQLMQTWPDDGPKLKWQSNELGRGYSTAAVVDGRLYTLGSDETGCFAICLDAASGTKIWKTPISRASNGDDYNHGWGGGPRGTPTVDGDQIFCLSDVGVVAAIEKSSGTVQWKVDLVETYGGRIPAWGYSESALVDGQRVIVTPGESNFMVGLDRNSGEKVWASQAVNAPAQYVSAIKATVGSSTFYVTASKPGMYAFDVESGRQAFSDASTGNSVAVIPTPIVQGNQIYHTSDYGAGNTLLNLTDAGQGSVDVETVYHLADKTMRNHHGGVVLVDGVIYGFTKANGGVWMAQDLQSGETLWEEKIRPNRSGSIAFADGRLYCYNDEDGSLFLVTPSRQGWQPNGKLELPRKTSLERNKGAIWAHPVIADGMLIIRDQDLVFAYDIAR; the protein is encoded by the coding sequence ATGAATTCGCGGAACGTTTCCCCCCTGCGTGCCGGTTTGTTGCGTCACTGTTTCTTAGGCTGCATCGGACTCTCGTTAGCCGTGGCAGGCCGTGCGTCCGCCGGCGAACGCGATTGGCCTCAGTGGCGTGGACTTCACCGAGACGGACACGCCGCCCCTCAGCAACTGATGCAGACGTGGCCCGATGATGGCCCCAAGCTGAAGTGGCAGTCCAATGAACTTGGTCGCGGCTACTCCACCGCCGCAGTCGTCGACGGTCGCCTGTACACGCTGGGTTCGGACGAAACCGGTTGCTTTGCGATCTGCCTAGACGCCGCCAGCGGAACGAAGATTTGGAAGACGCCCATTTCGCGGGCCAGCAACGGGGATGACTACAATCACGGTTGGGGCGGAGGCCCGCGCGGCACGCCAACGGTCGATGGTGACCAAATCTTTTGCTTGTCGGATGTCGGCGTCGTGGCCGCGATCGAAAAATCCAGCGGGACCGTTCAGTGGAAGGTCGATCTGGTCGAAACCTACGGCGGGCGAATTCCGGCTTGGGGTTACAGCGAATCGGCACTTGTCGATGGCCAACGGGTCATCGTGACTCCGGGCGAATCCAATTTCATGGTCGGACTGGATCGCAACAGCGGAGAAAAGGTCTGGGCCAGCCAAGCGGTCAACGCACCGGCGCAGTACGTTTCAGCCATCAAAGCCACCGTCGGCAGCAGCACTTTCTATGTCACTGCCAGCAAGCCTGGCATGTACGCGTTCGACGTCGAATCGGGCCGCCAAGCGTTCTCCGATGCATCGACCGGCAACTCGGTCGCTGTGATTCCGACGCCCATCGTACAGGGCAACCAGATCTACCACACCAGCGATTATGGTGCCGGCAATACACTGTTGAACCTGACCGATGCAGGGCAGGGCAGCGTGGATGTCGAAACCGTCTACCACTTGGCTGACAAAACGATGCGGAATCATCACGGCGGCGTGGTGCTGGTCGATGGTGTGATCTATGGGTTCACCAAAGCCAACGGCGGCGTTTGGATGGCCCAAGACCTGCAGTCCGGCGAAACCTTGTGGGAAGAAAAGATCCGACCCAATCGAAGCGGATCGATCGCGTTCGCCGACGGCCGACTGTATTGCTACAACGACGAAGACGGCAGCCTTTTCTTGGTGACTCCTAGCCGCCAAGGCTGGCAACCCAATGGCAAACTTGAATTGCCGCGAAAAACCAGCCTGGAACGAAACAAGGGCGCCATCTGGGCGCATCCGGTGATCGCCGATGGGATGCTGATCATCCGCGACCAGGACTTGGTATTCGCCTACGACATTGCCCGCTAA
- a CDS encoding ABC transporter permease: MKGVQPSYRKVFLTFARNSLVRDMTFRTNFFLQCVSSIGWTAMNVGFYLILFQHTESIGQDSGWDAPKFFLFIATTWFINSIVQAFFMPNAEEFSELIRTGGLDFALLKPIDTQFLVSFRRVDWSALSNFAAGLLIAGVSLFELATREVDPMVPSLVSIVLYIFFLGCGVAMMYSLMICLSATSIWLGRNQTLYNFWFYITNFSRYPMEMYNRGWGTPLYGFFTFVIPVLLVVNVPARLLAQPISPRTQEEWMMAGWALVATMLSLLASRWVFRQALLSYRSASS; the protein is encoded by the coding sequence ATGAAAGGTGTCCAACCGAGTTACCGCAAAGTATTTCTGACGTTCGCGCGCAACAGCCTGGTGCGTGACATGACGTTTCGAACCAACTTTTTCCTCCAATGCGTCAGCAGCATTGGTTGGACGGCGATGAACGTCGGTTTCTATCTGATTCTGTTCCAGCACACCGAATCGATTGGCCAAGACAGTGGTTGGGACGCCCCCAAGTTCTTTCTGTTCATTGCCACGACCTGGTTCATCAACAGCATCGTCCAAGCGTTCTTCATGCCCAACGCCGAAGAGTTCAGCGAATTGATTCGCACCGGTGGGCTCGACTTCGCCCTGCTGAAACCGATCGACACTCAGTTCCTGGTCTCGTTTCGCCGCGTTGACTGGAGCGCGCTGTCGAACTTTGCCGCCGGATTGCTGATCGCCGGGGTATCGTTGTTCGAACTGGCCACTCGCGAAGTCGATCCGATGGTCCCATCGCTGGTATCGATCGTGCTGTACATCTTCTTTTTGGGCTGTGGCGTCGCGATGATGTACAGCCTGATGATCTGTCTTAGCGCAACCAGCATCTGGCTAGGCCGAAACCAAACACTGTACAATTTTTGGTTCTACATCACCAATTTCAGCCGCTACCCGATGGAGATGTACAACCGAGGGTGGGGCACACCACTGTACGGTTTTTTCACGTTCGTGATCCCCGTTCTGTTGGTGGTCAACGTTCCCGCCCGATTGCTGGCACAACCGATCAGCCCACGAACCCAAGAAGAATGGATGATGGCCGGATGGGCGCTGGTCGCAACCATGCTAAGTCTGCTGGCCAGCCGCTGGGTCTTTCGACAAGCCCTGCTGAGTTACCGTAGCGCCAGCTCCTAG